The Aeoliella mucimassa genome includes the window GCGTCGGAATCGAGTTCGGCGATTTCGCCGGTTTGATCGTTGATGGTGATCTTGCCCGCTCCGGAGGCAGTTTCGCCGCTGTCCCAGGCTTTGACCTGCGACTTGAAACCGTTGTACAGCGAGTCCCAACCTGCGGGAGCCGCACCGGCTGCTTCGCTGGCAACGCCTTCTAGGCCGGCAATGCTGGCGAAGTGACACCAAGCAGTCGAACGATGGCCGATAGCCACTTCGGCCGCGAGGTCGTCGAGCTTACGACTACGCACGGCATCCAAGAAGCCCCTTTGGTGTCGATTACCCGAGCCACCCGAGAGCTTCTTGATTTCCTTGCCATCGTTATCGACGAATCGACCTTGGCCGCGAGTGCCTTCGTATCGGCCACCTTCGCAGAACACGGTGTATCCGGTATTAAAGCCTTTGTAGTCGGCTCCCTTCATGAGCTGCTTGAAGGGAACCACATTGCTCATGATATACGTGAGCGGAAGCACCTCGTTTTCGTACTGGGCGACTTGGATGTTTGGCGTGTTGCCAGCGTCGTCCCAAACGGCCCGCATGCCGGCCGAGGTCACTGCAGAAGGCCAGCCGAGTTGGTCCTTGAAGGCCACGTTCAGAGCGTCGTCCATCACATGCACGCCCCAGTTGCCCATCTCGCCGTTGCCGGTGTTGAAGTCCCAGTGCCAGTCGTAATGCAACTCGTTGCGGTACAGCGGTTGATCCAGCGCGGGGCCGAGCCACAGGTCGTAATCGACCGAAGCAGGCGGCTGCAGCGGGGTATCCCGTTTGCCAATCGGCTTTCGCTCGCCGACACGACTCACCACCACCCGCTCGGGCTTGCCGATAATTTTCTCTTCGTGCAGCAGTTGTTTGATCTGAGCTTGGATGGGGCTCGAACGCTGCTGGGTGCCAACTTGCACCATGCAGTTGTTGGCCCGAGCGGCTTTGACCAGTTGCTGTTGTTCCCACAAGTTGTGCCCCAGTGGCTTTTCGACGTAGACGTCTTTACCCGCCTTGCAAGCACGCACCGCCGCCAGGCAATGCCAGTGATTACAAGTGGCTACCACCACGGCATCGACTTCGGGGTGCTCGATCAGCTTGCGCATGTCGGCAAAGCGTTCGGCGTTGGCCAGCTTGCCGCGGAGCTTCTCAGGAACACGGCTCAGATTCTGCAGGCGATCCTCGTCCGGATCGCTCAGGGCGACAATTCGCATGCCGGGCAAGCTACTGAAGGCATCGATCAACTGCCCACCGCGCCAACCGACGCCGATGAATCCGAGTCCGATGGTGTCGTTTGGCGAATCGGACTGAGCCGATGCGCGACGTGTGATAGCAGCGCCGGCGGCAACTGCGGAAGTGGCAAGAAACGTGCGACGATTAAGCATGCTGGACCTCAACTTAGGTACTTTCACTAGCAGAAAGTGCTTTAGACTTGTTCATCTAATTATAGTCGGACCGCAAGCGGCTTACCAAGAAGTAAACCGCTTGCGGTCGTCGTGGGTTACCTGCATCGTCCCAAAATCCAGAGTTTGGAACGCTGTTTTTCAGCCGCCTCGCGTTATTTCGCTTCGGCTTCTGCCGATTTTGCCAGATCGTTTTCTGCCGCATCGACTTCGGGGTTGGGGGTCGCGTCGCCGTCGATCTGGCCAGCCAGCCAGCGGATGCCGTTGAGTAGCGACTCCTGATAGGTGGGGTTGGTCCACACGTCTTCGCGATGGCCAAGGCTCATGTGCATCACGCGTCCCTTACCGTAGTCCTTCACCCAAAGCACAGGTACGTGATAGGGCTTCTTGAGTTCGGTCTTCTCCATATCCAAGCTCATCAGCACCCGTACCTTCTTGGGTTGCCAATGGTTGAACTGGTAGATCTCGTCGGTAATCACGAAGCTCGATCCCCAGGGTTCCGAAGCGGGATGATCTTGGTCGTGCACCTTCACAGTCACCGTAGTGTTGGCAGTCCAAGGGTGGCCATTGAAGCTGCCGCCGATCATGTCCCAATAGGGTTCGTAGTCGGCAAAAGTATCGGCTGCCGAGTGAACGCCAAGAAAACCATGGCCTTGTTCTTTGATGTAGGTATCGAGGAACCACTTCATCGTCTCTTCGCTGATGGGCAACCGCGATCCGTCGTCGTACATCTTGCCAGTGGTGAAGAACATGACGATGTCGTAGTTCTCAATCAATTCGGGCTTGAAGTCGTTCTCGACGTCTTTCGTGCAGTCCATGTGAAACAGTCCGGTGCTGATACCGAGCTGAGTCATGATCTTCTCGGTGTGCGAGAGATCGGTCGACTTGCGGGTGATGGTCGAGTGCTGGAAACCACCGCTCTGGGTGACAAGCAGGATGCGCAACGGCCCCTTCTTTTCGGCAGTCTTCTTCTCGCCTAGCGAGCGAATCTTCATGTTGCGGAACCAAACCTGGTGGCCATGGTCCTGCAAGGCGATGTGGCCATTCATTTGCTTAGCAAATGCTTTCCAAGCAGCGAACTTGGTGCCTTCGATTCGCTTGTTCCAATCGTCGCTGCCGATCTCGGCATCCACGACCTTCTTGCCATTCAACCAGTGCTCCACGTGGTTTCCGTCGACAAGAATGCGCCCGGTGTTCCACTCGCCGGCTGGTTTCGCGACATCTTCCGAAGGACCATACAGACCGTACAACGAGCCGGAAGCGGTGGTATCGGTCGCTTTGAGATTCCAGCCTTTGTTGTCGAGCACCTGATATTCGGGGCCAGT containing:
- a CDS encoding family 16 glycoside hydrolase, giving the protein MRLHRLAWVLFLCLGLTQVAAAEEAKDWKVLFDGTSLDAWCGYNTKGDSAPEGWVIEGDVLTRTAQSPDLMTKEKFENYELKFEWKISEGGNSGLIYGVQVTDQPSYVTGPEYQVLDNKGWNLKATDTTASGSLYGLYGPSEDVAKPAGEWNTGRILVDGNHVEHWLNGKKVVDAEIGSDDWNKRIEGTKFAAWKAFAKQMNGHIALQDHGHQVWFRNMKIRSLGEKKTAEKKGPLRILLVTQSGGFQHSTITRKSTDLSHTEKIMTQLGISTGLFHMDCTKDVENDFKPELIENYDIVMFFTTGKMYDDGSRLPISEETMKWFLDTYIKEQGHGFLGVHSAADTFADYEPYWDMIGGSFNGHPWTANTTVTVKVHDQDHPASEPWGSSFVITDEIYQFNHWQPKKVRVLMSLDMEKTELKKPYHVPVLWVKDYGKGRVMHMSLGHREDVWTNPTYQESLLNGIRWLAGQIDGDATPNPEVDAAENDLAKSAEAEAK
- a CDS encoding Gfo/Idh/MocA family protein; protein product: MLNRRTFLATSAVAAGAAITRRASAQSDSPNDTIGLGFIGVGWRGGQLIDAFSSLPGMRIVALSDPDEDRLQNLSRVPEKLRGKLANAERFADMRKLIEHPEVDAVVVATCNHWHCLAAVRACKAGKDVYVEKPLGHNLWEQQQLVKAARANNCMVQVGTQQRSSPIQAQIKQLLHEEKIIGKPERVVVSRVGERKPIGKRDTPLQPPASVDYDLWLGPALDQPLYRNELHYDWHWDFNTGNGEMGNWGVHVMDDALNVAFKDQLGWPSAVTSAGMRAVWDDAGNTPNIQVAQYENEVLPLTYIMSNVVPFKQLMKGADYKGFNTGYTVFCEGGRYEGTRGQGRFVDNDGKEIKKLSGGSGNRHQRGFLDAVRSRKLDDLAAEVAIGHRSTAWCHFASIAGLEGVASEAAGAAPAGWDSLYNGFKSQVKAWDSGETASGAGKITINDQTGEIAELDSDAAEQLVKREYRTAEYEKEFEV